One region of Lampris incognitus isolate fLamInc1 chromosome 4, fLamInc1.hap2, whole genome shotgun sequence genomic DNA includes:
- the tssc4 gene encoding protein TSSC4, with product MCDPDNLVSSNKLSKSDAVAQLNDLLLPDSDSEEEPTSVSFDPKVTCLSSSEDDDDDESDHDDHSKVQDSKAPEGSLLDHAFKQSAAPKKQQSPFSLKGGSSGFSSRSRSIFDCLDSAAKLTSSQLGQDNVIDGVFVRPLHPPPLTNSKKDAKCTDQPPLWRDGGGTGEVEGKRGVPDYLLHPERWTCYSLENVPETSDRQNRMVAQQYLHSLQQRTEQKIGQQEDFTPEFNQGQNTSGCNSSHNKIIFSKPSRTAKEQADTMINITGGRVKVEDMGKEGMRATAKVMDHIKEPAIEKERERGKGMSHLDQEEDEEEEISAGNRPSLNEERNRKRALLEGGSDEQDARRKEAKPGFVSFRKLKHKNYRKTSKQDED from the coding sequence ATGTGTGATCCGGATAACCTCGTTTCCAGCAACAAGCTATCCAAAAGTGATGCTGTTGCTCAACTGAATGACCTCTTACtgcctgattctgactctgagGAAGAACCAACTAGCGTGTCATTTGACCCCAAAGTAACATGCTTATCTTCTtcggaagatgatgatgatgatgaatcagaCCATGATGACCACAGCAAGGTCCAGGACAGCAAGGCTCCAGAAGGATCTCTGCTCGATCATGCTTTTAAACAGAGTGCTGCTCCTAAGAAGCAACAGAGTCCCTTTAGTCTGAAGGGAGGTAGCTCCGGCTTCTCAAGCCGCAGTCGCAGTATCTTTGATTGTCTGGATAGTGCTGCAAAGCTGACCTCATCACAGCTGGGCCAGGACAATGTTATAGATGGGGTGTTTGTTCGGCCTCTACATCCACCTcctctcaccaacagcaagaaagATGCAAAGTGTACAGACCAGCCACCTCTGTGGCGCGATGGGGGAGGAACTGGGGAAGTGGAAGGGAAAAGAGGCGTACCAGACTACTTGCTGCACCCCGAACGCTGGACTTGCTACAGCCTGGAAAATGTTCCTGAGACCAGCGACAGGCAGAACCGCATGGTGGCCCAGCAGTACCTCCATAGCCTGCAGCAGAGGACGGAGCAGAAGATCGGCCAACAAGAGGACTTCACTCCAGAATTCAACCAGGGTCAAAACACCAGTGGCTGTAACAGCTCCCACAATAAAATAATCTTCTCCAAACCCTCCCGCACTGCAAAGGAACAAGCAGATACCATGATAAATATTACAGGAGGAAGGGTGAAGGTTGAAGATATGGGGAAGGAGGGAATGAGGGCCACAGCCAAGGTGATGGATCACATCAAAGAACCAGCCAttgaaaaggaaagagagagagggaaaggcatGAGTCATTTAGATCaggaagaggatgaggaagaggaaatTAGTGCAGGAAACAGACCTTCACTCAATGAAGAAAGGAACAGGAAGCGGGCACTGTTAGAAGGAGGttctgatgagcaggatgccaggaGGAAAGAAGCCAAACCTGGCTTTGTCTCCTTTAGGAAACTTAAACACAAAAACTACAGGAAGACCTCCAAACAGGATGAGGACTGA